TTTTATTTCATCAGAATATAATCCTGCTACAAAAGGAGCATGATTAGGTAAAATACCCATATTTCCTTCTGTAGTCTTAAGTAAAATATATTCTACTTCTTTTTCAAATTTTATTCCTAAAGGAGTTATAATTTCTAATTTAAAGCTGTTCATTTTAATCAGCTCCTTTCAATAACTCTCTTCCTTTACTTACCACTTCTTCTATTGTTCCAACATATAAAAATGCTTGCTCTGGTAAGTCATCATATTTTCCTTCTAGAATTTCTTTAAATCCTCTAACAGTTTCTTTTATAGGAACATATTTACCCTTAATTCCTGTAAACTGCTCTGCTACCGAAAATGGTTGTGAAAAGAATTTTTCTATCTTTCTAGCTCTTGAAACAGCTAACTTATCCTCATCAGATAATTCATCCATACCTAAAATCGCTATTATATCTTGTAACTCTTTGTATCTTTGAAGAACTGCTTGAACTTCTCTTGCTACAGTATAATGTTCATTTCCTACAATCTCTGGATCTAGAGCTTTGGAAGTAGAATCTAAAGGATCCACTGCTGGATAAATTCCTAAAGATGAGATTCTTCTTGAAAGAACTGTTGTTGCATCTAAATGAGAGAATGTTGTTGCTGGAGCTGGATCTGTTAAATCATCTGCAGGAACATATACAGCTTGAACTGAAGTTATTGATCCTGTTTTTGTTGAAGTTATTCTTTCTTGTAAAGCTCCCATTTCTGTTGCTAAGTTAGGTTGATAACCTACAGCTGATGGGGTTCTCCCTAATAAAGCTGAAACTTCTGAACCTGCTTGAGTAAATCTAAATATATTGTCTATGAATAATAATACATCTTGACCTTCTTTATCTCTAAAATTTTCTGCTATAGTTAATCCTGTTAAACCAACTCTAAGTCTTGCTCCTGGTGGTTCATTCATTTGTCCATAAACCAAAGATGTTTTAGATAAAACTCCTGATTCTGTCATTTCATTATATAAATCTCTTCCTTCTCTTGTTCTTTCTCCAACACCTGCAAAAACGGATAATCCTCCATGTCCTTTAGCTATATTGTTTATTAACTCTTGAATTAAAACTGTTTTTCCTACACCAGCTCCTCCAAATAAACCTATTTTTCCACCTTTTATATATGGAGCTAATAAATCAATTACCTTTATACCTGTTTCAAATATTTCTACTTCTGTACCTTGAGATTCAAAATCAGGGGCATTTCTATGAATTGGTAGTTTTTCATCTGTCTCTATAGGTCCTGCATTATCAACTGGTTCACCTAAAACATTTAAAATCCTTCCTAATACTGCTTTCCCTACTGGAACTGTTATTGGAGCTCCTGTGTCTATAACTTCCATTCCTCTTTTTAATCCATTGGTATCATCCATAGCTATGGTTCTAACCATATTATTTCCTATATGTTGAGCTACCTCAAGAATAAGGTCATTATCTCCTTTTTTTACCTTTAGTGCACTATAAATTTTGGGTAAATTTTCTTTAAATCTTATATCAACTACTGGACCTATTATTTGTGTAAGACTTCCTTTATTAACCAACTTACTGTCCTCCTTTATCAACTTATTTTAATGCCGCTGCTCCTCCTACAATTTCTGTTATCTCCTGAGTTATTGCAGCTTGTCTTTCTCTATTATATTGAAGATTTAAATCTTTCAACATATCTTCTGCATTGTCATTTGCATTTTTCATTGCATTTTTTCTAGCTGAATGCTCACTAGCTGTATTTTCTAGCATTGCTTGATATAGTTCTATATTTAAATATTTTGGCAATAAATTTGTTAATACTTCTTCTATATTAGGTTCAAAAATATATTCTGTTTTACTTTTACTTTCAACTCTTTGAACTGGAATTAATTTTTTTACTAATAAATCGCTTCTTAATGCCGAAACAAATTTATTATAGATAATATATACTTCATCAAAAAATTCAGCCATATAATACTCTACTATATTTTCACTAATTTCTTTAGCTTTATCATATATTGTTTCTGGTATTATTTGCGTATAT
This genomic stretch from Fusobacterium sp. JB019 harbors:
- the atpD gene encoding F0F1 ATP synthase subunit beta translates to MVNKGSLTQIIGPVVDIRFKENLPKIYSALKVKKGDNDLILEVAQHIGNNMVRTIAMDDTNGLKRGMEVIDTGAPITVPVGKAVLGRILNVLGEPVDNAGPIETDEKLPIHRNAPDFESQGTEVEIFETGIKVIDLLAPYIKGGKIGLFGGAGVGKTVLIQELINNIAKGHGGLSVFAGVGERTREGRDLYNEMTESGVLSKTSLVYGQMNEPPGARLRVGLTGLTIAENFRDKEGQDVLLFIDNIFRFTQAGSEVSALLGRTPSAVGYQPNLATEMGALQERITSTKTGSITSVQAVYVPADDLTDPAPATTFSHLDATTVLSRRISSLGIYPAVDPLDSTSKALDPEIVGNEHYTVAREVQAVLQRYKELQDIIAILGMDELSDEDKLAVSRARKIEKFFSQPFSVAEQFTGIKGKYVPIKETVRGFKEILEGKYDDLPEQAFLYVGTIEEVVSKGRELLKGAD
- the atpG gene encoding ATP synthase F1 subunit gamma; protein product: MAGSKEIKSRIKSVQSTHQITKAMEVVSTTKFKKFSSKVMNSRAYSDGIKNILTNISYNVKYERHPLFDGRKEVKKIGVIIMTSDRGLCGSFNSNTIKKFEELKTQNKEKQVSVIAIGRKSRDYCIKRNYDVKAEYTQIIPETIYDKAKEISENIVEYYMAEFFDEVYIIYNKFVSALRSDLLVKKLIPVQRVESKSKTEYIFEPNIEEVLTNLLPKYLNIELYQAMLENTASEHSARKNAMKNANDNAEDMLKDLNLQYNRERQAAITQEITEIVGGAAALK